The region TGGTAATTTCTGAATCAATTTAATAGTAGTGCCACTATAGCTACAAGCTATCCAAAAATTATTGCCTCGCAATTGCCAAGTCATTTTATTTGTTTTGACATCCTCATTGTCTGGCGCAAGGCTTGCATTTTCACTGGGATGACCAGCATAAAACGTTACATGGCTAAATAACTGATCTGTTTGATTGATATCTAAAAAGGTTTCCCAACCCGCTTTGTGCGTTTTTATTGATTGAATAGTTTTAATAGCTTTGGGACAATTTATTGGCTGAGCTAGACTTTTAAAAGCCAACAGAATGCCGCTTATTAAAAAAATAATAAACCTGATAAATGCCTTCACAAAAACGTT is a window of Legionella busanensis DNA encoding:
- a CDS encoding STY0301 family protein — protein: MKAFIRFIIFLISGILLAFKSLAQPINCPKAIKTIQSIKTHKAGWETFLDINQTDQLFSHVTFYAGHPSENASLAPDNEDVKTNKMTWQLRGNNFWIACSYSGTTIKLIQKLPKNIKICSVIYDSNDFIKSIFCH